In a genomic window of Pieris brassicae chromosome 7, ilPieBrab1.1, whole genome shotgun sequence:
- the LOC123712138 gene encoding cyclin-dependent kinase inhibitor 1-like, producing MRSCIRVFDKKMSALSVRAPGLQATMLNTRSLRVQGETTIDTVRRNLFGCTDKEENRRFVERELARQLDLDSQRWGFDFANEKPLAGDQRFAWQLVPAATIPAALRRSPITITQQATKPVKEAKVSSPNNNKTQKPQRRMTDFLRVHKRPSSNGAKSPAHKHKQELRGVHIRPPKVARLVQTHFKRS from the exons ATGCGATCCTGTATCAGAGTGTTTGACAAGAAGATGTCTGCGTTGAGTGTAAGGGCTCCCGGCCTACAAGCCACTATGTTGAACACTAGGTCACTTCGAGTGCAGGGAGAAACTACGATAGATACGGTGCGAAGAAATCTATTCGGATGCACAGATAAAGAGGAAAACAGACGTTTCGTTGAGAGGGAGCTGGCTCGGCAATTGGATTTAGATAGTCAGCGTTGGGGTTTCGATTTCGCGAATGAGAAACCTTTAGCAGGCGACCAGAGATTCGCCTGGCAGCTTGTCCCTGCGGCTACAATTCCTGCTGCTCTACGCCGGTCACCTATCACCATAACGCAACAGGCGACGAAACCAGTAAAAGAAGCCAAAGTCTCCAGcccaaacaacaataaaacacaaaaaccaCAGAGGAGAATGACAG ATTTCTTGAGAGTGCACAAGCGGCCATCGAGCAACGGTGCCAAATCACCGGCCCACAAACACAAGCAAGAGTTGCGCGGCGTCCACATCCGTCCGCCCAAAGTGGCGCGGCTCGTGCAGACGCACTTCAAACGCAGTTAG